The DNA sequence GATGCTCGCGCTGTACCGCGCCGGCCGTCAAGCCGACGCCCTGGCTCACTACCAGCGCACCCGGCAGCACCTGGTGGAGGAGCTGGGCATCGACCCCGGCCCGGCACTGCACCAGCTGCACCAGCGCATCCTCACCTCCGACCCCACCCTCAGCCCGACGAACACAACAACAACCACAGTTGGCGCGCCGTCACTGATGGTGCCGCGGCAACTGCCCGCCCCGCCCCGGAGGTTCACCGGCCGCACCGACCACCTGACCGTCCTGAACGCCGCACTGGACCGGCGAGGCACCGGGGTGATCTTCGCGATCGGCGGAGCGGGCGGCATCGGCAAGACCTGGCTGGTCCTGGCCTGGGCCCACCGCCATCTCGACCGGTTCCCCGACGGGCAACTGTTCGTCGACCTACGCGGGTTCAGCCCGGACGGCACACCCACCGATCCCGCGGTGGCGGTGCGCGGCTTCCTCGACGCCCTGGGCGTGCCCCCCGACCGCATCCCGGTCGACCCCCAGGCCCAGGCCGCGCTGTACCGCAGCCTGGTCGCCGAGAAGCGGATGCTGATCGTGCTGGACAACGCTGCCACCACCGAGCAGGTCATGCCGCTGCTGCCCGGCGGCACCACCTGCACCGTGCTGGTCACCAGCCGCCACCGACTACACGGCCTGACCGCCCGGCACGGCGCCCACCCGCTGCCCCTCGGGGTGCTCACCGACGCCGAGTCCCACGCCCTGCTCGTCGCCATCCTCGGCGCCGACCGCATCGCCGACGACGCCCACTTCACCGCCGAACTGATCGCGCTGTGCGCAGGGTTCCCGCTCGCGCTCGGCCTGGTCGCCGCCCGCGCCCAACCCGACCTCCCCCTGGCCGAGGCAGTCAGCGAGCTGCGCGAGTCGGGCCTGGACGCCCTCGACGCCGACGACCCCACCGCCAGCCTGCCCGCCGTGCTGTCCTGGTCCCTGCGCCACCTCACCGACACTCAGCGCACCGCGTTCGCGCTGCTCGGGATCGCCCCCGGCCCTGACATCGGCCTGCCCGCCGCCACCAGCCTCACCGGCCTGCCGGACCGGGAAGCACGCATCGTGCTGCGCGCCCTGGCCGACGTCTCCCTCCTCGACCACACCTCTGGCGGCCGATACGCGATGCACGACCTGGTGCGCGCCTACGCCACCACCATCGCTCACGACCTGCCCGAACCTGTCCGGGGAGCGGCGCTGGATCGGGTGGTCGACTTCTACCTGCATACCACCTATGCCGCTGACCGCCTCCTGTTTCCCCAACTCCATCAGATTCGCCTCGATCCACCGACGTCCGGCGGTCATTCTCAACCGTTGGCCGACAGGTCGGCCGCGTTCGCATGGCTGGACGCGGAACACCGCCACCTGTTGGCCGCACAGCACGTCGCCGCCACAGAGCACCGCCACCACATCGTGTGGCAACTGGCCTCGGCTCTGACGACCTTCCACCTTCGGCGCGGACACCGCCACGACAACCTCACCGTGTGGAGGACCGCGCTGAACGCCACTGCCCATCTGCCCGACCCCAACGCACTTGTCCTCAGCCACCGACGCCTCGGCCGCGCCTATGCAGATATGGGGCGACACGAGGAGGCAGACCGGCATCTGGTCCAAGCCCTCGCACTCGCCGAACACCACGACGACCCCAGCCAACAGGCCCAAGCCCACGGCGAACTCTCGTGGGCTTTGTACGTGCGGGCAAACGGTCAGCAAGCCTTAGAGCACGCCAAAAGCGCTCTAGAAATCCACAATGCTCTCGACCAACAAGCCTGGAAAGCCCATGCGCTCAACATGGTGGCCTGGTTGAGCGCCCACCTAGGCGAGTACGATACGGCCCGTAAGCACTGCCAGACTGCCCTGGCCCTGCACCGCAGCCAGCATGACCTCTTCGGCGAGGCGAACATCCAGGACGTCTCGGGTTGGATCGACCACCAAACCGGCCAGCACAACCAGGCCGTCGATCACTACCAACAGGCCTTGACCCTGTTCCACCGCCTTGGCCACACAACCGCCGCCACCGACGTCCTCGAACACCTCGGCCATCCGTACTCCGCCCTCGGTCAACATGACGAAGCCCTCACGGTCTGGCGGGAAGCACTGGAGCTGTACCGACAGCAAGGGCGTGAGGCCGACGCCGAGCGGGTGCAACGACAACTTGCCGACCTCCACAACACCCGATAACGGCCCCGGCAAGCACACCCTGACCCGCCAACGTCCGTCGACCCGGATGACGGCCACGGCCCGTGACCCTGAGGTGGTCCCCACCCACCGGCCCGTCTCCCGGTACCACTGGCTACGCAGGTGTACCTCTGGCGAGCCGTCAGACCAATTCCCCACGGTCGCCGGGAGGTGGATCGTTGGTTGCCGGTGTTTCACTGAACTACCAGCGAGGTCTGGGACGAGATTCGTTACCCCGGCCTATCCTGGCTCTGGGCATATGAGTTCGTCGACCGGGTCAGCTGTCCGATGTGCTTCGGCGCGGGGTTCGACAACTGGGTGTTGGCCGCCTATCTCGTTCCCGAGCTGGCCGCTGCCTGACGGTCCGGTTCCGGTACCGCTGGCCCGGTCCGACACCGGCCGCCCACCGTTCACGGTGAACTACCCAAGCGAAAGTGGTCTGTCGTCCGTGACTTGGAGCCGGTCAGGCGTACTGGTCGGCTCTATCTGCCGCCGTCGGCCCGACCGGCGCGGTGGTGCCGCACACCGGGCAGTCGGGCAGCCGATCCCAGGTCTCGGCGAGCGGGCCGGGAGGGCTCTGTGCCCTGGGGGTGGCACGACGCCCGTCCCGGCCCTGCCGTCCGAGCCCCCTCTGCCCGGCGTCGCCAGCATCGGCTTCCGACGCCGGAAGTCCGCCGGAAGGTCGTTGAATTCCCTGCTTGACAGCGGTATCTATGACCGATCGGGAAGGAACTCGTCGTCACGTCAGGTCGGGCGTGGTGCGAAGGCCGGCACTGAAGGCGGGTGATCGATGCCGGTGACGCGGGAGGGGTGCGCCGAGGACGACGCCCAGGAGTTCATGGTGAATATTCTGGGTGGCTTGGAAGTCCGTTGCGGCGATCTGTTGGTGGCGGTGGGGCACGCCAGGCAACGTTCAGTGCTGGCGGCGCTGGCGATCGATGCGGGTCGTGTGGTTCCGGTGGGTGTGCTGATCGACCGGATATGGGGTGAGCGCCCACCCTTCAGCGCCAGGCCGACACTGCGCACCTACGTGGCCCACCTGCGTCGGGCGTTGGCCCGCGCAAGAATCTCGATCACCTATCGCGGGGACGGCTATCTCCTGGCTGTCAAGCCGGACATGGTGGACCTGCACCGCTTTCGAGCGCTGTGGGCCGCAGCCCGTGAGAATCCCGATGCCGTCCGGTCGTTGACGTTGGCCGGTGAAGCGTTGGCATTGTGGCGGGGTGAGCCCTTGGCGGAGTCGAACACGCAGTGGGCCGACTCGGTGCGGCGGCGGCTACACCTCGAGCACGCGGCCGCCCAGGCCGATCAGGTCGACTGGGCATTGCGTTGCGGCAAGCAC is a window from the Saccharothrix saharensis genome containing:
- a CDS encoding AfsR/SARP family transcriptional regulator, whose product is MEADRRVVVGVLGEVEMWLDDRPQPVGHARQRSVLAVLAAEANRVVPVDSLIDRVWGERPPNTARSVLRVYLTHLRRALATSRATVTRHGSGYVLATELDTVDLHRFRWLFASARGQEDPQRALTVVEEALALWRGEPLAELDTAWAQAVRERLRRERAAAETDRIDWALACGRHRQVLPELTARAEAEPLDERVTGQVMLALYRAGRQADALAHYQRTRQHLVEELGIDPGPALHQLHQRILTSDPTLSPTNTTTTTVGAPSLMVPRQLPAPPRRFTGRTDHLTVLNAALDRRGTGVIFAIGGAGGIGKTWLVLAWAHRHLDRFPDGQLFVDLRGFSPDGTPTDPAVAVRGFLDALGVPPDRIPVDPQAQAALYRSLVAEKRMLIVLDNAATTEQVMPLLPGGTTCTVLVTSRHRLHGLTARHGAHPLPLGVLTDAESHALLVAILGADRIADDAHFTAELIALCAGFPLALGLVAARAQPDLPLAEAVSELRESGLDALDADDPTASLPAVLSWSLRHLTDTQRTAFALLGIAPGPDIGLPAATSLTGLPDREARIVLRALADVSLLDHTSGGRYAMHDLVRAYATTIAHDLPEPVRGAALDRVVDFYLHTTYAADRLLFPQLHQIRLDPPTSGGHSQPLADRSAAFAWLDAEHRHLLAAQHVAATEHRHHIVWQLASALTTFHLRRGHRHDNLTVWRTALNATAHLPDPNALVLSHRRLGRAYADMGRHEEADRHLVQALALAEHHDDPSQQAQAHGELSWALYVRANGQQALEHAKSALEIHNALDQQAWKAHALNMVAWLSAHLGEYDTARKHCQTALALHRSQHDLFGEANIQDVSGWIDHQTGQHNQAVDHYQQALTLFHRLGHTTAATDVLEHLGHPYSALGQHDEALTVWREALELYRQQGREADAERVQRQLADLHNTR